The Capsicum annuum cultivar UCD-10X-F1 chromosome 3, UCD10Xv1.1, whole genome shotgun sequence genomic sequence AGCACAGCCTGGCCCATCAAATTCCAAAGCCCATGTGGGCTAGCCAGGATAAGTTGGGTCGACCCGTATTGACAGCTCTCATACAGTTGGAATAGGTCTTCTTTTGTTGTTGCCCATAACCTAAAATAACAAGAATCATAGCCACGACTACTAGCAAGAGATGAGGAAAGCTAACGTGAGAAAACAATTCAGGACTAAATTTACTCAACATCAGAAGGAAAGTATGTTCAAATTTGCCCAAAAAGTTGGCTGGAAATTGCAGAAGCGAGACGAAGAGTTGATTAGCGAGTTTTGCAGCAAAATCGGAGTAGAAAAACAGGCTTTTAAGGTATGGTTGCACAATAACAAGAAGTATTCTAAGAGAGCCACAATTGACATATTGCCGGAATGTCTCATTCAAAAAATACTGTGTTTTCTTAGTTTAGAAGAAGCAACAAAAATGAGTATTCTCTCTAGGGAAAGgttcaaatatgccactgaattatcagaaatggctcatttatgtcatccgttaaaagttgggctcactCATGTCATTGCCGTTATAAAACCGgtccatccatgccattactttttaacgatGGTTTTCAAAAAAACTGCTTTGCCccgtggcctcttattagaggtccacgccattttttaatttttttttatttttttttttaagttttgatcCATTAAGAAGAATTCACGCACACTCAACCTatcaccttaacccactttaatattactcttaattttgaccctagatttaaacatatatataatcatttagtctTCGAACGTGAAATTTACAAACTTGAATACtacgtttaaaataatataggttagaataattaataatttaaaatggcaaatgaataaattgtgattaaaaaataatttgttttgactctcgaaatccgaacatcatcacataatttaggacgaAGAGAATACCACATACATGAAGGATcacaacttttaattaggaagaatacctaaaaattccttctaaatttggattataagttgtataattgaattattaGTAGTCTTAATTATTTCGTGGACTTGGCTATTTGGTAGCCTTTATACTCTTTAACGTGGACAAGACGTAgagcataatttatttttaggtgtgttagagtttaaaaaaatataaaataaataaaagaccacCATCCAGGTACGTAGGGTGATTTCAGTCCACatattttttagtgttgtttGGTACCTACTCACGCAGACACTATTTATGTGTATATTAATGGATCTTTAATGTGTATATTAAAGAATCCACCCATGCAGAAAAAAGTTATGTTCTACGTCTCGTCCACGTTAAAGAGTATAAAGGCTCTCAAATAGCTAAATTCACgaaataattaagactaccaataattcaattataaaacttttaaTCTAAATTTAGAAGGGATTTTTAGGTATTCTTCCTATTTAAAAGTTGTGATCCTTCATTTATGTGGTATTCTCTTCGTCttaaattatgtgatgatgtttggatttcgagagtcaaaacaaataaatttttagttataatttattcatttgtcattttaaattattaattattctaacctatATTGTTTTAAACGTAGTATTCAAGTGTGTAAATTTTATGTTCGAAgactaaataattatatatatgtttaaatttagggtcaaaattaagagcaatattaaagtgggttaaggtgatcggttgagtgtgagtgaattcttcttaatggattaaaactaaaaaaaaaattacgtggacctctaataagaggccacgtggcAAAGTAGTTTTTTAGAAAACCatcgttaaaaagtaatggcatagATGGACAAGTTTTATAACGGCagtggcatgaatgagcccaaacATAAATGAGACATTtgtgatagttcagtggcatatttgagtcttttcttCTCTCCAAAACATGGCTGCAAGCCTTGTTCACTCTTCCGAACCTGAAATTCTTTGTTGATTATTGGAAAAACAATAGGAAAATAGCAGTGGACAATATCATGGAGAGATATAAGGACAGAAAAATTCCAATAGGAAAATTTGAATTATCAAATTACTATGCTAATTCTCAAGTTTTCCCTCTAATTGATGAGTGGCTTCACATTGCACTTCAGAATGGTGTAAAAGATCTTGTCGTTAAATGTCCATTATACCCCTTGCCTATTTTCACAATCTTGGGAGCAAAATCTTTAAGAGAATTGGTTCTGGTGGGTTGTACTCTTCTGCCTGATTCGTTATACAGTGGTGTTGTCAGTTGCAATTCTTTGAGAAAACTTTCTCTATCTTCGGTAAGATTAGACGAAAACATGTTTCAGACTCTACTTAATAGTTGTCCCTTGGTTGTCTCTGTCACCCTCGAGTATTGTTCGGGATTGGAAAAGATCAAGTCGGATTCTCTGAAGGTCTTGAAGATTCAGTATTGTGGGGAAATATGGGAGATTGATGCTCCAAATTTGGTAACACTTGAATACATCTGCAGGTATCAAATTcctcaacttaaaattgtaaGAGAGTCGAGACNNNNNNNNNNNNNNNNNNNNNNNNNNNNNNNNNNNNNNNNNNNNNNNNNNNNNNNNNNNNNNNNNNNNNNNNNNNNNNNNNNNNNNNNNNNNNNNNNNNNNNNNNNNNNNNNNNNNNNNNNNNNNNNNNNNNNNNNNNNNNNNNNNNNNNNNNNNNNNNNNNNNNNNNNNNNNNNNNNNNNNNNNNNNNNNNNNNNNNNNNNNNNNNNNNNNNNNNNNNNNNNNNNNNNNNNNNNNNNNNNNNNNNNNNNNNNNNNNNNNNNNNNNNNNNNNNNNNNNNNNNNNNNNNNNNNNNNNNNNNNNNNNNNNNNNNNNNNNNNNNNNNNNNNNNNNNNNNNNNNNNNNNNNNNNNNNNNNNNNNNNNNNNNNNNNNNNNNNNNNNNNNNNNNNNNNNNNNNNNNNNNNNNNNNNNNNNNNNNNNNNNNNNNNNNNNNNNNNNNNNNNNNNNNNNNNNNNNNNNNNNNNNNNNNNNNNNNNNNNNNNNNNNNNNNNNNNNNNNNNNNNNNNNNNNNNNNNNNNNNNNNNNNNNNNNNNNNNNNNNNNNNNNNNNNNNNNNNNNNNNNNNNNNNNNNNNNNNNNNNNNNNNNNNNNNNNNNNNNNNNNNNNNNNNNNNNNNNNNNNNNNNNNNNNNNNNNNNNNNNNNNNNNNNNNNNNNNNNNNNNNNNNNNNNNNNNNNNNNNNNNNNNNNNNNNNNNNNNNNNNNNNNNNNNNNNNNNNNNNNNNNNNNNNNNNNNNNNNNNNNNNNNNNNNNNNNNNNNNNNNNNNNNNNNNNNNNNNNNNNNNNNNNNNNNNNNNNNNNNNNNNNNNN encodes the following:
- the LOC124896549 gene encoding F-box/LRR-repeat protein 25-like, whose translation is MRKANVRKQFRTKFTQHQKESMFKFAQKVGWKLQKRDEELISEFCSKIGVEKQAFKFSGIFESFLLSKTWLQALFTLPNLKFFVDYWKNNRKIAVDNIMERYKDRKIPIGKFELSNYYANSQVFPLIDEWLHIALQNGVKDLVVKCPLYPLPIFTILGAKSLRELVLVGCTLLPDSLYSGVVSCNSLRKLSLSSVRLDENMFQTLLNSCPLVVSVTLEYCSGLEKIKSDSLKVLKIQYCGEIWEIDAPNLVTLEYICRYQIPQLKIVRES